The Cytobacillus firmus genome segment CGAGCGAAGCGGCTGTCACTGCTGCTAAGGTGGTCGAGTGCTTTGCAGAGGCCGGCTTTCCTGAAGGTGTCTTAAATTTTGTAACGGGTTCAGGCTCTGAGATCGGCCAGGGATTGATCGATCATCCTAAATTGAATGCCATTACTTTTACAGGGTCAGAGAGTGTTGGACAAAGCGTAGCGAAAGCAGCTGCTGCGCGCGGAATCAAATTCCAGCTTGAAATGGGCGGAAAGAACCCTGTTATTGTTGCGAAAAATGCCAATCTTGACCAGGCTGTTGAAGCGGTCATCAGCGGCGGATTCCGCTCATCTGGACAAAAATGTACGGCTTCAAGCCGCGTTATCGTAGAAGCCGATGTTTATAACGAATTCAAGCAAAAGCTTATCGAAGCTTCTGAAAAAATCACTGTCGGAAACGGCCTTGAAGAAGGCATCTGGATGGGGCCTTGTGCAAGCGAAAGCCAATTCAACACATTTAACAAGTACATTGAAATCGGAAAAAATGAAGGTGCCAGACTGGTTCATGGCGGCGAAGTGCTGACAGGCGGTGAATATGATAACGGCTTCTTCGTTAAACCGGCTATTTTTGAAGAAGTCACAGCTGATATGACGATTGCACAGGAAGAGATCTTTGGGCCGGTCATTGCGCTTATTAGAGCCGTTGACCTGGAAGAAGCAATCGAAGTGGCAAACAATACTAAATATGGATTGAGTGCATCGATCTTTACTTCAGATATCAGCTCGATTCTGGAATTCATCGATGAAATTGAAGCGGGTCTCGTCCGGATCAATGCGGAAAGCGCCGGTGTAGAACTTCAGGCGCCATTTGGCGGAATGAAGGCTTCAAGTACAGGCTCACGTGAACAAGGTGAAGCTGCAAAAGAATTCTATACAGCCATTAAAACAGTTTTCATAAAAGGCTCTTAAATCGGCTAAATTGAGGAAAACCATTCAAACCTAAAAAGGAGATTTCCAAAATAGAAATCTCCTTTTTATCAAAAAGTTGCGAGGTGCCCATATGAAAATTACGAAACTTTCATTATATAAAGTTCCGCCGCGCTGGCTGTTTTTAAAAATTGAAACAGATGAAGGCATTTCCGGCTGGGGAGAGCCTGTTGTCGAAGGGCGCGCTGAAACAGTAAAGGCAGCCGTCAATGAACTATCAGATTATATTATTGGCCGTAATCCTAATGACATCGAAGATATATGGCAAACAATGTACCGTGGCGGTTTTTACCGGGGGGGCCCAATTTTGATGAGTGCGATCTCCGGGATCGAGCAGGCGCTCTGGGATATTAAAGGCAAGTATTACAATATACCAGTCTATGAAATGCTCGGGGGCAAAGCGCGCCA includes the following:
- the gucD gene encoding alpha-ketoglutaric semialdehyde dehydrogenase GucD, whose product is MKTTIETKTYSNFINNEWKESASGNVIESINPATKEAVGYVQKSNEEELNQAVEAAFKAKKAWRKLGQAARGQLLFQTANILESRLDEIAESMTREMGKTLPEAKGETARGIAILRYYAGEGMRKEGDVIPSTDKDALMFTKRAPLGVVGVITPWNFPVAIPIWKIAPALVYGNTVVFKPASEAAVTAAKVVECFAEAGFPEGVLNFVTGSGSEIGQGLIDHPKLNAITFTGSESVGQSVAKAAAARGIKFQLEMGGKNPVIVAKNANLDQAVEAVISGGFRSSGQKCTASSRVIVEADVYNEFKQKLIEASEKITVGNGLEEGIWMGPCASESQFNTFNKYIEIGKNEGARLVHGGEVLTGGEYDNGFFVKPAIFEEVTADMTIAQEEIFGPVIALIRAVDLEEAIEVANNTKYGLSASIFTSDISSILEFIDEIEAGLVRINAESAGVELQAPFGGMKASSTGSREQGEAAKEFYTAIKTVFIKGS